Sequence from the bacterium genome:
CCCTGCAGTGTTGGAAAGTTACGATTTCAGCGGCATTGGAACACTTGCAGATATCGCCGGTGGGCATGGATTCGTGCTCACAGCGATCTTAAAAAAATACCCGCAGATGAAAGGCATACTTTTTGATTTGGACCACGTTGTTGCAGGCGGGCGACAGCGAATCGATGATATGGGACTCGCCTCCCGGACTGAGCTTGTGGCCGGTGATTTCTTCAAGAGCGTTCCACCAGCAGATTCTTATGTGATGAAACATATCATTCATGACTGGGATGATGAGAAGGCTGTAACGATTCTGAAGAATTGCGCGATGCACTTAAAACCAGGCGGCAAAGTGATCCTGATCGAAGCGGTACTGAGCGCGGGAAATGAACCGAACCTTGGCAAGTGGATCGATATTGAGATGTTCATGATGCCGGGTGGCCGGGAACGCACGGAAACTGAATTCCGCGATTTGTTCAACAAAGGGGGATTGCAGCTCACGCGCGTTGTTCCGACCAAATCCCCTTTATGGGTTGTGGAGGCTCAGAAGTAAAAAATTTTACCGCAGAGAACGCCGAGGACGCAGAGATTAAAATTTTTCTTTACTCGGCGGCCTCAGCGTCCTCTGCGGTGAGTCTTAACGAAAGCGGGGAATTGTGGAACCGCAGGCCACTGCGTGCGAGATTTTGCCGTATTCGTCGGGTGAAATGGATGGACCTTGTTTTGCGCAGTGTTGATCAAATACACGCGCAAGTTCGCCGGCGATTTGTTCAGGTCCGCGTCCCTCAATCATGCGTCTTTCCATCATATAGACGACTTTGCCGTCTTTGAAAAGCGCCATGGAAGGGGAGGACGGTGGATATTCTTTCAGATGAACGTTGCGCAACTGATCGACTGCGTCGCGGTCCTGACCCGCAAAGACGGTGGCCATGCGATCAGGAATGATTTTGTGCTGCAATGCAGCGCCCACTCCAGGGCGCGCGCTTCCGGCGGCGCATCCGCAAACGGAATTGACCACCACCAAAACAGTGCCTTTGGTTTCTTGCACGATACGATCGACTTCTTCCGGAGTCTTCGCTTCTTCAAAACCATACGCGATCAGCTCGTCACGCATCGGTTGAACAGCATCTTCGTCGTACATCGGTATTCTCGTCACAATTTTTTCAAACATGGATAAAACCCTCCTAGGGTCGTTACTTAGTAAAAGAACACACAATCTAATATAAGCTCGTTCCCATTGTCAAATCACGTAAACAAAGTAGCGCGGACGTCTCGTCTGCAGAGCTTGCGCCGGCGGGACGCCCGCGCTACTACGTACTTAGTAAAAG
This genomic interval carries:
- a CDS encoding methyltransferase is translated as MSNPSQMQPTPADIVMQLSTGYMASSCLHAVTRLRIADLLRNGPKAVGELAKAASVNEDILYRVLRALASVGVFIESEPRTFANTPPSEFLRTDVPDSVAAMVLWMSDHLHFDVYRDMMRTLSDGKPAIEHVFKKPAFDVIFSNQEIAQSFNNAMTTFSEMVIPAVLESYDFSGIGTLADIAGGHGFVLTAILKKYPQMKGILFDLDHVVAGGRQRIDDMGLASRTELVAGDFFKSVPPADSYVMKHIIHDWDDEKAVTILKNCAMHLKPGGKVILIEAVLSAGNEPNLGKWIDIEMFMMPGGRERTETEFRDLFNKGGLQLTRVVPTKSPLWVVEAQK